The proteins below come from a single Parageobacillus thermoglucosidasius genomic window:
- a CDS encoding spore germination protein — translation MPSVVGPIKINNVSSGAVVQMGDCLYIAPKVATKTMTGSGGFNTGDFIITNNGINLTNTFDSDVFDSNVAANN, via the coding sequence ATGCCTTCTGTCGTCGGACCTATAAAAATTAATAATGTCAGCAGCGGAGCGGTTGTGCAAATGGGAGATTGCCTTTATATCGCTCCAAAAGTAGCAACCAAAACAATGACTGGTTCAGGGGGATTCAATACGGGAGATTTTATCATTACCAACAATGGCATCAATTTAACAAACACATTTGACTCTGACGTGTTTGACAGCAACGTGGCTGCAAACAATTAG
- a CDS encoding spore germination protein GerPE — protein MKRTSIVQFFHGEAILFSSVLQIGDSQKITSRARVLAVQRQYELFFGNEGESIFPVFTKTIPKLQSGRRNISLQTLQQSPVISVRSIRILAVSTAGVVHIGSTSTVDAEARIKHIRQLAPNASASSMRNTQTTSPITRDGE, from the coding sequence ATGAAGCGAACATCGATCGTCCAATTCTTTCATGGGGAAGCGATCCTTTTCAGTTCTGTTTTGCAGATTGGAGACTCACAGAAAATCACCTCCCGTGCTCGCGTTCTTGCTGTTCAGCGGCAATATGAGCTATTTTTTGGAAACGAAGGGGAAAGCATTTTTCCTGTTTTTACAAAAACAATTCCGAAATTGCAATCAGGCCGCCGCAACATTTCGCTGCAAACACTCCAGCAATCGCCTGTTATCTCCGTCCGTTCCATTCGTATACTAGCGGTTTCCACTGCTGGCGTGGTGCATATCGGTTCCACATCTACCGTTGATGCGGAAGCAAGAATTAAACATATCCGCCAGCTTGCTCCGAATGCTTCAGCATCTTCTATGAGAAATACCCAAACAACTTCACCAATAACAAGGGATGGAGAATAA